Within Lolium rigidum isolate FL_2022 chromosome 5, APGP_CSIRO_Lrig_0.1, whole genome shotgun sequence, the genomic segment GGTACGCGTCGGGGCAGCGAGAGTCCCGGCACTGCAGCGCGACGCCGGTACTGCAAGAGAAGCCCATGCCGATGTTGAACCCGTCTATGACGGAGATATCATAGGAGTCAAACTCGCCGCCGAGTGTGAACTCCGCCAGCGTCAGCGGAGGCTGCCCAGACAGGGCGCACGCAAGCGCGCCGTTACAGTCGCCGGTTGCGCAGCGGCCGGAGTTGCCGTTGAAGTTGCAACCCGTGCGGCCCCAGATCGTGGCCGTGCTGGTGCCCGCGGGGATATCGAGGTTCCACGTCTCGCCGCTGTTCAGCTGCCTACCACCGCCCActggcctcgccgccggccacacgGTGAAGGGGCACTGGTTGGTGATGCTGAAGGACGTCGCGTTGGCGCCGGCGGCGAATGACACAGCCAGCAGGAGGATGAGCGCCGACGTGGATGTAGCCATTGTTTCGATCTCCTGTTTGTACACACTTGTACTTGTTCTGTTTGCTGTAGTGGCCGAGCTTGCAACGTTCTTATTTATAGTTGGCGGGTGTGGAAAACGTGCAGAGAAAAGTCGGACGATCTACTTTTCAACGAAGATACCCCAGCTAAGTCACCAACGAAGATAGCCGGGCGGAGAAAAATTGGCAGCAAATACGTACGGTAGTTGCTCGGTTGATTAGCGACCATGCAGCTGGCTGTGGATTTGACAATCCTCGCAGCTGATTGTGGACTTGACAATCCTCCCCGAGAGTAACGGTGTAGCTATCCGTACTCGGTAGAACTTTCTGGCAGCATTACATTGGTTGGCAGGGGCGAAGCTCCCTTTAGAGCAAGGCAAGGCAGACGCCCTATTTTGTTTTTTAGTGATTGCATTTAGATGTACGTGtattttgaacaatttaaatgGCCATACATAAAACAGACTTCGTATGAAAAGGTTAATAATGTTTGTTTTAGTGAACACTACGCAAAACTGACTTCGGACAGAGAACATGAACTAggtataaaaatatataaaatcattTTCTATattttatctttactattaaattgcaataggtgactgcctggtgtcacaaacggggCTAAAGAATTTTTTAGGCCCAACATCTTCCAGCAGCCCTTGCCCAAGATCGGACCGTACGTCGTACGTCCAGGAAAAACCAGCGGCCTACACCCGATCGGCAGAGCCAAAATCAATCGTGATCGGAAACACAAGTGTTTATATTGGAGACGGCAAGCCAAAATCAATCGTGTTCTGATCCAAACACGTATGTGTTAACCGGAGATGTATTTGTATCGGAGATGGCAACAGCCAGTCAACCATGCTGGTGTATGGGGTTATTATGATTCACCTACCATATAATTAGCATATAGTACTAGGTGATCTCACGCTGATGCCAAAGAATTAACAACGAGTTACTAGGATTGTACTGTTTTATTTTTTTACGTTCTCCATCTGAACCAACTGAAACTGCAGTATGTCTATCCACCGGAAAACTGATCCATTCGACAAGGTTTAAGTACACGTCCTGAGACCTAATGTTGGGACCGTCTTCAGCTAAATTAGTAGCCTTCCTCCCTCAGCCTTTCTCGCTCGGTTGTATGGATCAAGTTTATCAAACTCATCAGTGTGTTGTTGCTTTGGCGCATGGGGAATTGGCAAAGGTTCTGGTACAATATCTGGGTCAGAGGTGTTACCACTATTAGATCGTTCCAAGGAATTTGCTGCGGTGAAGACTCTAACAGCTGAGCCAAGAACCCATCGACATAGGCAAGAATAGCGCTGAATTCTTCAGATGATTCCGTCTGGTGGACCCATCGACATGGCTAAGAAAAATTGTTGTGCAAAATTTAAGGAATTTTTAAATTCACTCTGGTTACATATATCAAAATAAATAAACTAGAAACTCGTGCCATGCCTGCGGGAAGTAAAGTGGGACGCGCGGCGGGTCGCCGCGGGCGCGCTGGCGGTAGCGTGGCGTCGATGTCGCGGCCGTGCCACCAGGCACGGCGACCGACGTTGTTGAAGAGGCCGTTCGCGAGGCCGGCCGCCCACGCGAGCTCGATGACGCGCTCATCTTCGAATCGCCACGGCCACGCTGGGCTGTTGAGCGTGTTCGCCGGCAAGTTCCTCTCCACTGGCGTCATACGCTTCCGCCGTTCGTTGATGAGGGCGCGCATCTCTGGTCctgccggtggcggcggtggcacggTGAAGACTGTGTTGGAGACGTGCCACCCGTGCGGCAGGTTGTACTGTACTGGCACGCGGATGCGCTGCCAGTACAGTACATCCATCTCATTGTAGGTAAGTTGCATCGAGCGGAGCATGCTGCCACCGCTGCCGCCGACCTCGTCGTTGTGCGCCATCCCGTCGGTGGGGTGCGTGGGAGCGGTGGTTATTTGCGCGGCGTCTGCGAcaatggcggctagggttggaagacgaggaagaagagtagTGCACGCCGGTTGGGTTTGAAGGGAGGTAGCAGACGCGCATTGAAGGTGCGTGGGAAAGGTGGGTGGAcgtggccagtcgccgccctcgtcgccgcttcGGTTTCTGCGTGGGAGGCCATTAacaccgacgaccaaccttccctcGTCGTTTTCGATGCGAACTGTCGCGTCCTCTCACTGACAAGGCGCCTCCACCTGCGAAAACCGTcatgccgcgaggcgccggctcGCCCGATTCACGCCCTCCGTGAAGGGGCCGACACGAGGTtgtcggcgcttctattgggctcgaaaaaccaCCAGCGCTTTTTTAGGCGCGTCGGTGCGACCCCATTTTTGATGCCAGCCCCCAAAATACTATCAGGGCTGCTATCaatgccgccggtggagatgctcttagatgacAAGTTTTAAAGTATAGTTTTTTCTATAGTCTTAGAAACAACGCTCGCAAAAAGCACAGAATTAGCTGAACCTCAAGGTGGCTTTAAAACTGGAAGTAGAAGAATCAGAATATGGCAAATCAATGATATATGGCAGTATGGTCGTCACCTTACGTACTACAAATAGAGATGTTTTAGCTACAGATTTATTCAATCCAAATTTTTTTAGGACATACTAAGAAATTAATTTTTTGTTGAAATATTACATGGTTATCACTTTCGATGTATATGAACTTTTACATGTATTATGTTTAAGATAAAAAGGATCCGAAACTAACGTctcgtagcaacgcacgagcattcaaCTAGGTATTATAGTTAATATTTCCTCTTTTTAAGTATAAAAGTAGTTATTGCTttttcgcagcaacgcgcgggcattatgCTAGTGTGAATAAGTTTGCTTGACTTGCAGAGATTTATTATGAATCTTActataaaaatatttaaattattTATGAGTATAATAACATTGAGCTATTTGTAATTCATACACGGAAAATTGGCGGGTTTTTTTTATTTAGACGGCATATCATGTTTCCTCGGCCGATATTATCAGCTCATTGAATTGGTTTGCATTTTTCCGTGGCAACAATAAGAATTGAAATGTATTTTCTGACGATAAAGATCATGAAGACCGCGTTGCGCATCAAACAAGGGATTTACATAAGTCTTGATCGATAGAATTAatgaagatttttttaaaaaaaagttaaaaCTTTGACATTGAAATGAAGATTTGGTATATTtgtaggttctacttataatcaaatATGTTTATATTTTCATTGTTGAtacggcaaaggtgtccgatctttcgatgagatggggataaatcgatttgttggtggagttcgtgcttgacgatccgactacacgtgcaaatctcgtgcgccaatgcaatcgctaggacaatcttcgggagttactgatcttgcgggagcacgatcagcctgaccaggaagggtcttaattcctacctgaaatcgagaacaagtaagaactaaagatgcaatcagaatattgcgaatagagatgaaagcttgattgataatggtgggattctgaatagtcggtcttgttctgggcgttggcctcaaaagaagtacacgtagttgcagcaattggctaacttttaatttaatcaaaatccaagttctaatgacggctaaagagggatatatatgggggaagtgaagggattttcgtccaaccagctagggttggccaaaaacacccctaaatgggccttcctccacttatatggcctcttaaaatcccctaaaatacctaatccgagaaTACATGG encodes:
- the LOC124657182 gene encoding thaumatin-like pathogenesis-related protein 1; this encodes MATSTSALILLLAVSFAAGANATSFSITNQCPFTVWPAARPVGGGRQLNSGETWNLDIPAGTSTATIWGRTGCNFNGNSGRCATGDCNGALACALSGQPPLTLAEFTLGGEFDSYDISVIDGFNIGMGFSCSTGVALQCRDSRCPDAYQQPNDVKTKTCRGNRSFRIVFCP